The Caballeronia sp. SL2Y3 genome includes a window with the following:
- a CDS encoding SDR family oxidoreductase codes for MDMGIAGRTALVCAASKGLGRGCAEALAAEGVNLVITARTAETLEATAASIRAQYGVNVQAVACDITTPEGHNAALAACPQPDILVNNAGGPPPGDFRNFTHDMWIKALEANMLTPIELIKRTIDGMIDRGFGRIVNITSSSVKAPIDVLGLSNGARSGLTGFVAGVARKVAATGVTINNLLPGTFDTDRVAVTFEAQAKAQNISIEEARARRAQSLPAGRFGNPDEFGRTCAFLCSVHAGYIIGQNILIDGGAYPGTY; via the coding sequence TCGTGTGCGCGGCAAGCAAAGGACTCGGGCGCGGCTGCGCGGAGGCGCTGGCCGCCGAGGGCGTGAATCTCGTCATCACGGCGCGCACGGCCGAGACGCTCGAAGCGACGGCGGCGAGCATCCGCGCGCAATACGGCGTGAACGTGCAGGCCGTCGCGTGCGACATCACGACGCCCGAAGGCCACAACGCCGCGCTCGCGGCCTGTCCGCAGCCGGACATTCTCGTGAACAACGCGGGCGGCCCGCCGCCGGGCGACTTCCGCAACTTCACGCATGACATGTGGATCAAGGCGCTCGAAGCGAACATGCTGACGCCGATCGAACTCATCAAGCGGACGATCGACGGCATGATCGATCGCGGTTTCGGGCGCATCGTCAATATCACGAGTTCGTCGGTGAAGGCGCCTATCGACGTGCTCGGGCTGTCGAACGGCGCGCGTTCGGGGCTCACGGGCTTCGTCGCGGGCGTGGCGCGCAAGGTCGCGGCCACCGGCGTCACCATCAACAATCTGCTGCCGGGCACGTTCGACACCGACCGCGTCGCCGTCACCTTCGAGGCGCAGGCGAAGGCGCAGAACATCTCCATCGAAGAGGCGCGCGCGCGCCGCGCGCAGAGTCTTCCGGCCGGGCGCTTCGGCAATCCGGACGAGTTCGGGCGGACCTGCGCGTTTCTTTGCAGCGTCCATGCCGGCTATATCATCGGCCAGAACATATTGATCGACGGCGGCGCTTATCCTGGCACCTACTGA